One genomic window of Desulfuromonas sp. AOP6 includes the following:
- a CDS encoding lysophospholipid acyltransferase family protein has protein sequence MNISIIRRLWVLLGVYVIGFYASCLNRFTTKGWQNIPSSGGVLLASNHISGYETVFLPWAVIRRFPLQMIWAPAKEELFTNPFLSWLFRSWGAFPVRRGRDMRAGENISQLLQTEKVMLFPEGTRHKDGTLGKGNRGVGKLIYDSRPVVIPVALTGLNDWKFPGVGQRAQALFGAPIDFSDLFSSENNKETHVLIVDRVMARIAELLPEQPKST, from the coding sequence TTGAACATTTCAATTATCAGAAGACTGTGGGTTCTGCTCGGTGTTTACGTCATCGGATTTTACGCATCCTGCCTCAATCGCTTCACAACGAAGGGGTGGCAGAACATCCCCTCCTCCGGCGGCGTTCTCCTGGCCTCTAATCACATATCAGGCTATGAGACGGTCTTTCTGCCCTGGGCAGTCATTCGACGCTTCCCCCTGCAGATGATCTGGGCCCCCGCCAAAGAGGAACTTTTCACCAATCCGTTCTTGAGTTGGCTGTTCCGTTCATGGGGAGCTTTTCCTGTGCGACGCGGGAGAGACATGCGGGCCGGTGAAAATATTTCTCAGTTGTTGCAAACAGAAAAGGTCATGCTTTTCCCTGAAGGGACCCGCCACAAAGACGGCACCCTCGGCAAAGGCAATCGCGGTGTCGGCAAGCTGATTTACGACAGCCGCCCCGTTGTCATCCCTGTAGCGCTTACAGGACTCAATGACTGGAAGTTTCCAGGAGTTGGACAGCGGGCCCAGGCCCTTTTCGGTGCCCCCATCGACTTTTCAGACCTGTTTTCCAGTGAGAACAACAAGGAAACCCACGTCCTCATCGTCGACCGCGTCATGGCCCGCATTGCAGAACTCCTGCCGGAGCAGCCTAAGTCAACCTGA
- a CDS encoding PD-(D/E)XK nuclease family protein, whose translation MKATFLARDSILDEAQAGALLLTVNKRLARQLRQAFDERMEQEGRLAWRTPEILSLDAWLKRTFTSFAEGWQFLGRFPALYLWERIIEEDIKVTGNDLLHTAKTAVQAAEAHQLLQDHGLEVETSNLTADQKAFCRWRRAYINKCAADRWVDTAGLLDFILPRIRDKQSVFPDNVLFVGFDDISPQLVALSQELMLACDGEARFISVLGETGILSMLSCQDRQAEVRAAALWARELLAAGETQIGVVVPDLPRYQRLIERIFTAEVDPRSLMDPGMEEGSFTLSLGDRASHKGLIFSALKILEPALRLSMDDASFLLRTPYLWGSQQEVFTRSRCEQGLRFLRKTEFSLARLESYCRSQTFSPCPHMADIWKTLREFRGEKLRQLPGAWATTFSRLLTAVGWPGERSLNSEDYQLYKAWQEKILPQLACLDGVSSPMLYGQAFNLLRRIASETVFQPEGPQSPLQIMGLLESAGLQFNHLWVMGLDEGSLPARARPNPFLPITLQVVHQMPHSSSERELDYANRVCSRLFQSAPHITLSYPQWEGDCLLRPSPFVAMVPPTNFPTVLSQDPVNVLHSAGIDLETLVDQTGPPLSEDEDVSGGTNLLRDQALCPFRAFAHHRLRIKVPQAGTLGVDAGTRGNLLHAVLEKFWSITCDHAGLVALSLEELSRRVETCVQEAASRFFPENDLDIPLFVQNLEKERVKRLVLLWLTDVEMSRVPFSVMAVESRQVVPVGPLSLEVRADRVDRLNNDSLVIIDYKTGRPELNGLLDRPLLEPQLAIYGLNSEKDSLDGVAFAILRSDECAFKGISRNEGILPRVESVGNCKSLIRQGVSDWNQLLQRWFEDLESFARDFAAGEAPVRPVHRIKACRYCDLHPLCRILEQDHTEEDVD comes from the coding sequence ATGAAAGCCACTTTCCTGGCCCGGGATAGTATTCTTGATGAGGCGCAAGCGGGTGCTTTGCTCCTGACCGTGAACAAGAGGCTGGCGCGACAGTTGCGTCAAGCCTTTGATGAGCGGATGGAGCAGGAAGGGCGATTGGCGTGGCGAACCCCTGAGATCCTCAGCCTGGATGCCTGGCTCAAAAGGACATTTACCTCTTTTGCCGAAGGTTGGCAGTTTCTTGGACGATTTCCCGCCCTTTACCTCTGGGAGCGAATCATCGAAGAGGATATCAAGGTCACAGGCAACGATCTTCTCCATACCGCTAAAACGGCTGTCCAGGCGGCTGAGGCTCATCAACTCCTGCAGGACCATGGTCTGGAGGTCGAGACGTCGAATCTCACTGCGGACCAGAAGGCTTTCTGCCGATGGCGCCGGGCCTACATAAATAAATGCGCGGCCGATCGATGGGTCGACACCGCCGGCCTGCTTGATTTCATCCTCCCGAGGATTCGTGACAAACAGAGCGTTTTCCCCGACAACGTTTTGTTTGTTGGATTCGATGATATTTCCCCGCAACTCGTTGCCCTCAGCCAGGAACTCATGCTCGCCTGTGACGGTGAGGCCCGATTTATCAGTGTTCTGGGAGAAACAGGTATTCTGTCGATGCTCTCCTGCCAGGATCGGCAGGCGGAAGTCCGCGCCGCGGCCCTATGGGCCAGAGAATTGCTGGCCGCGGGAGAGACCCAAATAGGTGTCGTCGTACCTGATCTGCCTCGATATCAGCGCCTTATTGAGCGAATTTTCACGGCTGAGGTCGATCCCCGTTCCTTGATGGACCCTGGCATGGAAGAGGGAAGCTTCACACTCTCTCTTGGCGACCGTGCCAGCCATAAGGGGCTGATTTTTTCAGCTCTTAAAATTCTGGAGCCCGCCTTGCGTCTGTCCATGGACGATGCGAGTTTCCTGCTTCGCACGCCCTACCTTTGGGGTAGTCAGCAGGAGGTTTTCACTCGCAGTCGCTGTGAACAGGGCTTGCGTTTTCTTCGGAAGACAGAGTTTTCTCTGGCCCGTCTTGAGAGTTACTGCCGGTCGCAGACCTTTTCACCGTGCCCCCATATGGCCGACATATGGAAAACTCTCCGAGAATTCAGAGGCGAGAAACTGCGTCAATTGCCCGGAGCCTGGGCTACTACCTTCTCCCGCCTGCTCACTGCCGTGGGCTGGCCCGGCGAAAGATCGCTAAACAGTGAGGATTACCAGCTTTACAAAGCCTGGCAGGAAAAAATCCTGCCGCAATTGGCCTGTCTCGATGGCGTCAGTTCTCCTATGTTATATGGACAGGCTTTCAATCTTCTGCGGCGAATTGCTTCTGAAACGGTTTTTCAACCTGAAGGTCCTCAAAGTCCGCTGCAGATCATGGGATTGCTGGAATCCGCCGGCCTTCAGTTCAATCATCTCTGGGTCATGGGCTTAGATGAAGGCTCGCTGCCGGCCCGAGCGCGGCCCAATCCTTTTTTGCCAATTACTCTGCAGGTTGTGCATCAAATGCCCCATTCCAGTAGCGAACGTGAACTGGATTACGCCAATCGAGTCTGCTCCCGCTTGTTTCAATCGGCGCCGCACATTACTCTGAGCTACCCGCAGTGGGAGGGGGACTGCCTGTTGCGCCCCAGCCCTTTTGTTGCCATGGTGCCCCCCACGAACTTTCCGACTGTTCTAAGTCAGGACCCTGTCAACGTTCTCCATTCTGCTGGCATCGACCTGGAGACTCTCGTTGATCAGACCGGCCCCCCCTTGTCAGAGGATGAGGATGTCAGTGGCGGCACCAATCTGTTGAGGGACCAGGCCCTTTGCCCTTTCAGGGCTTTTGCCCACCATCGCCTGCGTATCAAGGTTCCCCAGGCAGGTACTCTTGGCGTCGATGCGGGCACACGGGGAAATCTCCTGCATGCGGTTCTGGAAAAGTTCTGGTCGATTACCTGTGATCACGCTGGCCTTGTCGCTTTGAGTCTTGAAGAACTTTCCCGTCGCGTTGAAACCTGCGTTCAGGAGGCGGCCAGCCGTTTTTTTCCTGAAAACGATCTGGATATCCCTCTTTTTGTCCAAAACCTTGAAAAAGAGCGCGTGAAAAGGCTTGTCCTTTTGTGGTTGACCGATGTTGAAATGTCGCGGGTTCCTTTTTCCGTGATGGCAGTGGAGTCACGACAGGTGGTACCGGTCGGCCCCCTTTCCCTGGAAGTTCGGGCCGACCGGGTAGACCGTCTGAACAATGACAGTCTGGTGATCATCGATTACAAAACCGGGCGACCTGAACTGAACGGACTTCTTGACAGGCCTCTGCTGGAGCCGCAACTTGCCATCTATGGTCTGAATTCCGAAAAGGATTCACTCGACGGGGTTGCATTCGCCATTCTCAGATCCGATGAATGCGCTTTTAAAGGTATCTCCAGAAATGAAGGCATCTTGCCGCGGGTCGAATCCGTTGGCAATTGTAAGTCGCTGATACGACAGGGTGTTTCGGATTGGAATCAATTGCTTCAGCGCTGGTTCGAGGATTTGGAAAGCTTTGCGCGGGATTTTGCAGCAGGTGAGGCTCCCGTAAGGCCTGTTCACAGAATAAAGGCCTGTCGTTATTGCGACCTTCACCCTTTGTGTCGCATTCTCGAACAGGACCATACTGAGGAGGATGTCGATTGA
- a CDS encoding alpha/beta hydrolase: MKAIVNGKKINYSVAGQGKAVVLLGGEEQALAQENLLAESGYRVIVPDLSQTGESRDCSLAGKVVALMNYLGTGRAVVAASHFNAELVRTLIDRYPQRFADVVILDGSTEENTANLAARLHRLRGARQSGVRLSRVA, encoded by the coding sequence ATGAAAGCTATCGTTAACGGGAAAAAAATCAACTACAGTGTCGCAGGGCAAGGTAAAGCCGTCGTTTTGTTGGGTGGCGAGGAGCAGGCTCTTGCGCAGGAAAACCTTTTGGCGGAATCGGGGTATCGGGTGATTGTTCCCGATTTGTCGCAAACCGGCGAGTCAAGGGATTGCAGCCTGGCTGGGAAAGTGGTGGCCTTGATGAACTACCTGGGTACGGGACGTGCCGTTGTGGCCGCCAGTCATTTCAATGCTGAGCTGGTGAGGACTCTGATCGACAGGTATCCCCAGAGGTTTGCCGATGTGGTCATACTTGATGGCAGCACTGAAGAGAATACGGCAAATCTGGCAGCTCGTCTTCACCGGTTGCGTGGGGCAAGACAGTCGGGGGTCAGGCTAAGCAGGGTCGCCTGA
- a CDS encoding VanZ family protein, translated as MNSLLVIFRIFIFIGTATSILWLSLDPDPPVPSWEVLSWDKLQHALAYAVLTLTAGGLVQVFKRPLWVTWAAAFTLSLGFGVIVEILQKYLTSNRRFETLDILADGIGALLTATFAFWWKRSRAYSRGSDQ; from the coding sequence GTGAATAGTCTCCTGGTCATTTTTCGTATTTTTATTTTTATTGGTACGGCAACCAGTATCCTGTGGCTCTCTCTTGATCCCGATCCTCCGGTGCCTTCCTGGGAAGTTTTGTCGTGGGATAAGCTTCAACATGCCTTGGCCTATGCGGTGCTTACCCTGACTGCCGGAGGTCTCGTACAAGTTTTCAAACGACCTCTTTGGGTGACCTGGGCCGCAGCCTTTACCCTATCTCTGGGGTTTGGTGTGATCGTTGAAATCTTGCAGAAATATCTGACCAGTAATCGTCGGTTCGAGACCTTGGATATTCTGGCGGACGGTATTGGTGCTCTGCTGACCGCTACTTTCGCCTTCTGGTGGAAGCGATCACGTGCATACAGCAGGGGAAGTGACCAATGA